From a region of the Candidatus Brocadia sp. genome:
- the purM gene encoding phosphoribosylformylglycinamidine cyclo-ligase, producing the protein MTKKTKKGLSYRDAGVDIGTKGQFTTDIYSKMQTTFSQRVIENPDGFGGLFALNSRLKKYRQPVLVSSTDGVGTKLKIAFMMNKHNTIGIDLVAMCVNDIVVLGAEPLFFLDYLASSKIVPTVLHEVLDGIVEGCRQAGCALIGGETPEMPGFYQKGEYDIAGFVIGVVEKENVITGKTIRPGDRVIGLRSSGIHSNGFSLVRKVFFDKAKMKTNQRLTKYGLNTTLGEELIRPTNIYVKTILKTLNKHKPKNVIKGIAHITGGGLRDNIPRILPEGCSVTLERKEWDVPKIFKIIQDVGEITDQEMFHVFNMGIGMVLIVPESEVKKVLNTLKYAKEPGIVIGEVTRGDNRIVRIV; encoded by the coding sequence ATGACAAAAAAAACAAAAAAAGGGCTTTCTTACCGTGATGCGGGTGTTGATATTGGCACAAAAGGTCAATTTACGACAGATATTTATTCAAAAATGCAGACAACCTTTAGTCAGAGGGTGATTGAAAATCCTGATGGTTTTGGAGGATTATTCGCTTTAAACTCCCGTCTGAAAAAATATCGTCAGCCCGTGCTTGTTTCCTCTACCGATGGTGTGGGCACCAAACTGAAAATTGCCTTTATGATGAACAAACACAACACCATTGGAATTGATCTCGTGGCCATGTGCGTCAATGACATCGTGGTATTGGGCGCAGAACCCTTGTTTTTCCTGGACTATTTGGCAAGCAGTAAAATTGTGCCGACGGTGCTTCATGAAGTATTGGATGGCATTGTGGAGGGATGTCGTCAGGCAGGTTGCGCCCTCATTGGTGGTGAAACGCCGGAGATGCCGGGGTTTTATCAGAAGGGAGAATATGATATCGCGGGTTTTGTGATTGGCGTTGTTGAAAAAGAAAACGTGATCACAGGCAAAACGATACGGCCTGGGGATCGGGTGATTGGCTTAAGATCGAGTGGAATCCATAGCAATGGATTTTCCCTGGTGCGAAAGGTCTTCTTTGATAAGGCAAAGATGAAAACAAACCAGAGGCTCACGAAATACGGGCTGAATACTACCCTCGGCGAAGAACTGATACGACCGACGAATATCTATGTAAAAACGATCCTGAAGACATTGAACAAACACAAACCAAAAAATGTTATAAAAGGAATAGCGCATATCACCGGCGGCGGACTACGGGATAATATACCGCGTATCTTGCCTGAAGGTTGCTCTGTTACCCTGGAAAGAAAGGAATGGGATGTCCCAAAGATATTTAAGATAATTCAGGACGTTGGTGAAATTACCGACCAGGAAATGTTTCATGTATTCAATATGGGTATTGGTATGGTGCTGATCGTACCAGAATCTGAGGTAAAAAAAGTCTTAAACACTTTGAAATACGCAAAAGAACCGGGAATAGTTATTGGTGAAGTTACGCGGGGAGATAATAGGATTGTTCGGATTGTGTAA
- a CDS encoding Ig-like domain-containing protein yields the protein MIAVLVAAGAVQTFANSSPVPGTVSEESAAGPKISQSMMPAAASATALQPVVTETGLISLSVDGLGTDSSGNIQVNKPAGATVRGAYMAAADVWGSNGNPGPLPNGAIELNGTPVNWSLHVKLNAIFGGPNHAWADVTSIVKPVVDAAPAGIIDIPVVETMYLDGSILAVIFDDPNQSVSNTIVLMFGAQNTTGDTFNVLFSDPIDKSDPNLGMEFSLGISFSYQLGPTGQESHVDINGQRLTSSAGGQDDGTLGGNGVLITVGGIGDSTANPPDPNASATDPRDDDELYDILPFVNTGDTSMVINTINPSNDDSIFFAGLSIRSAIAVVGEGIVLGPTTATNPVGTQHTVTATVQDDNGAPIVGRNVFFSIVSGPHAGLSSNNSTDANGHATFTYTGSAAGTDVIEASFVDSTGQTKTSNQVTKIWESTTPPLCPCPDAQACYSFDEGSGNVAGDSSGNGNDGTINGASWTGGRNGSGLSFDGVDDNVSIPVINSEEVSLSAWFYKNANDTKGYDFIFDGLRMHSNPQLREGFGLKFLKRTPDVIAFALVTQDASGNKRQRTASYNMGNSVGGWNHVAGTYNKTTGEQKLYVNGQLVRTVRHKAGNTVVPLTYYSDTKIGNSLSKKGCFNGIIDEVCLSNRALTDQEVQDIFNN from the coding sequence TTGATAGCAGTATTAGTAGCTGCCGGTGCTGTTCAGACTTTCGCAAACAGTAGTCCGGTGCCGGGCACTGTTTCCGAAGAATCCGCTGCGGGTCCAAAGATAAGCCAGTCCATGATGCCAGCGGCTGCATCAGCTACAGCGCTGCAACCTGTGGTGACTGAAACTGGTCTTATTTCATTGTCTGTTGATGGCCTCGGTACAGACTCTTCCGGAAATATTCAGGTGAATAAGCCAGCGGGAGCAACGGTACGAGGCGCGTACATGGCAGCGGCTGATGTGTGGGGTTCAAATGGTAATCCTGGGCCATTGCCAAACGGGGCGATTGAACTCAACGGCACTCCGGTAAACTGGAGTTTACATGTAAAACTAAACGCTATCTTCGGGGGGCCGAACCATGCCTGGGCTGATGTCACAAGCATCGTAAAACCAGTCGTTGATGCCGCTCCGGCGGGTATTATCGATATCCCCGTTGTTGAAACCATGTACCTGGATGGCTCCATTCTGGCGGTAATCTTTGATGATCCCAATCAATCCGTGAGCAACACCATCGTTCTCATGTTTGGCGCCCAGAATACTACCGGGGATACATTTAACGTATTATTTTCTGACCCCATAGACAAGAGCGATCCGAATCTGGGAATGGAATTCTCCTTGGGAATTTCTTTCAGCTACCAACTAGGCCCGACAGGACAAGAGAGCCATGTAGATATCAATGGTCAGCGACTTACCTCTTCTGCAGGTGGTCAAGATGACGGTACTCTTGGGGGTAACGGAGTACTGATAACAGTTGGTGGTATTGGTGACAGTACTGCTAATCCGCCGGATCCAAATGCGAGCGCGACAGATCCTCGTGACGATGATGAACTCTATGATATTCTGCCTTTTGTCAATACCGGTGATACGAGTATGGTAATAAATACCATTAATCCTTCAAACGATGACAGTATCTTTTTTGCAGGATTATCCATTAGGTCAGCCATCGCAGTCGTTGGGGAAGGCATCGTTTTGGGACCAACAACTGCCACCAATCCGGTAGGAACACAGCATACCGTGACGGCAACCGTTCAGGATGACAATGGTGCCCCGATCGTAGGACGCAATGTGTTTTTCTCGATCGTTTCTGGTCCGCATGCAGGGCTTTCTAGCAATAACTCGACCGATGCCAATGGACATGCAACATTTACCTACACGGGTAGTGCTGCAGGCACAGACGTGATCGAGGCAAGCTTTGTCGATAGCACAGGACAGACCAAAACATCGAATCAGGTCACAAAGATATGGGAGTCAACAACACCGCCACTATGCCCATGCCCAGATGCACAGGCTTGTTATTCCTTTGATGAAGGAAGCGGAAATGTTGCTGGCGACTCGTCAGGCAACGGTAATGACGGCACGATCAATGGCGCAAGCTGGACCGGCGGAAGAAATGGCAGTGGCCTGAGTTTTGACGGTGTTGATGATAATGTATCAATTCCGGTCATTAATAGCGAGGAAGTTTCCCTGAGCGCATGGTTCTATAAGAATGCAAATGACACGAAGGGGTATGATTTTATCTTCGACGGATTGAGGATGCATTCTAATCCGCAATTACGCGAAGGTTTTGGTTTAAAGTTTCTCAAAAGAACTCCTGATGTAATTGCATTTGCCCTGGTGACGCAAGACGCAAGTGGAAACAAGAGGCAGAGGACGGCGTCATATAATATGGGTAATTCCGTGGGTGGTTGGAATCATGTTGCAGGCACATACAACAAGACCACCGGTGAACAGAAGTTATATGTCAATGGACAACTGGTAAGAACCGTACGGCATAAAGCGGGTAACACCGTAGTTCCGCTAACGTATTATTCTGACACAAAAATCGGGAATAGTCTCTCGAAAAAGGGTTGTTTCAATGGCATCATTGATGAGGTTTGTCTCTCCAATCGGGCTTTGACCGATCAGGAGGTTCAAGACATATTCAACAACTAA